TCCATTGTGCCAGCACATCCCACAAGTCCCGATTCCAACCCGGATGATACCAGTAGGTTTCTCCCGCTTCCAGCATTTGGGCGACTACATCCTGAAGCAGTTCGGTTTCAGCCCCGTACACTAGCTCGACAGGAAGATTGGGATTAAACCAGTCCTGCCACCCTCCCTCGTTCACATCCTGCCAGTATAGGAAGCTCTTGTCATAGCGTTCTCTGATCTGCATTGTGGCTGCCTCGAATCGATCATGAAAAGCACTGCGCCCAAAAAGAATCCCCCAGCGACCGTAACTGGGAAGTGTGTAGCCGTTGTGAGCGTGTCGCAATAGTACAATAGCACTACTATTTCAGTCAATGAAAAACCTTCGATGTGAGATCTGTTGCTGCCGATCGCGACGGGGAGGAATTGTCGGGAAGTTGCGGATCTGATCGCAGTTCAGATTGAGGAAAAGTGTGGCTGCAATCCTGATACAGGTCAAGAATTGGATACAGTGTCAGTACCTCGTTGGAGATCCTATAACAGCACACCTAGAAAGAAGCTGAAGCAAACAGTACGATTACGTCGGTCTTCTGCCATTCATCTATGTCGAATTCCACCTCCACTCGACGACTACCGCCAAAAACCAATCTACCCGGCTTCCTCTGGCAGGTGCAGGCGCTTTTCTGGATGCTAGAAATTCTGGAAAGTTGGCAGCGAGAATTTGGCGACATTTTTTGTCTACCCCACGATCGACACCTCTTTGTTTGCATTGCTAGTCCAACTGCTCTGGAGACGATCCTGAAGTTGCCGCCCTCCATAATGAGTAGCAGCCAGAGGGGTGGCATCTTTGAAGCGATTTTGGGACCGAATGCCCTGATTACGCTAGAAGGAAGACCGCATCAGCAGCACCGCCGTTTGATGCTGCCCCCATTTCATGGCGGCGGGAATCGGCGCTGCATTGGCGCGGAGTTCGCTCAACTTCGGATGAAACTGGGTACCGCTGCTTTTTTGAATACGGTCGGGCTACAGCTTGACCCCACCTCCTTTGGGCAGAAGCCAATTAAACCCGTCAGGTACGGCATGACAATGGCACCTCCACCTTCCTTAAAAGTGATCAAAGGTGATCCTCCAGACCGTTCACTTCAGCGGCTAGCTGAACCACCCATTCATTCTACTGAGCAGGGCGATGGTTAGAAGAATTGGATTCATCTACTCCGGATTCATGGCGCACTGGGGAGGTTGAAGTTGGGCTTTCCGCCTGCAAAGGAGTTGTATGAGCATCTATATCGGAATCGCTGGTTTGGGAATCCGGAGATGCGGTTAGCACTCGATAGGTTTGATACAGTGTTTGGTAGGAACGGGCACAGGAGGCGATCGACCGTCTGGGCAGCAGAGGAACCTCATGGTCGCTTAGATCTCGCACCACACCATAACGCTCACAAGTTCTAATTTGATCTGCTCTTGCAGAGGGTACTACGGTAGTTAGAATGGTACTGACCGTGACTAAAGACAGCCCAGCCCAGGCAAGGGATATTTTGTGGAATTGACGAAACCAGCAATTAATAGCATTCATAAACGCTCCATCTAAACAAATTACTGAATCTTGCCCTCCACTGCTCTATCGACCGTAAAAGCGATCGCTCACCCATAACAAATCTATTCGAGTTGTTCTAGCGTTACTAATTCGTATTGCTGGGAGACTGTAAATTAGATTGTGTCAAGGGAGAAAATAGATCTAATGCACTACTATCCCTAAGACACTCTGATGATGAATATTCCTCCTGAAATATTGGATCAACTGCTCAAAGACTACCAGGGTCCCGAAGATCTGCTCGGCGAAGGCGGCATCCTCAAACAACTGACCAAAGCCCTAATAGAACGCTGCTTGGAAGGCGAAATGAAGACCCATATCGAGGAGCAACGGGCTGAAGCGGCTCCGGCTCTAGCCAAGAATCGCCGCAACGGACACAGCAAGAAGACGATCAAGGGTGAATTTGGCGAGGCAGAAATTGCGGTTCCTCGTGACCGTGCTGGCGAATTTGAGCCGCAGATCGTCAAGAAGCACCAGACTCGATTTGACGGCTTCGATTGACTTGATTGTGTCGTTGTACGCCAGGGGCATGACGGTCAGAGACATCCAGGCGCAACTGCAAGACCTCTACGGGGTGGAGGTGTCGGCTGGGTTGATTTCTAATGTCACCGATGCCGTCGAGGAAGAGCGCAAACTCTGGCAGAACCGTACCCTGGATTCGGTGTACCCGATTGTCTACTTCGATGCCCTGGTGGTCAAAGTCCGGCAAGATGGGCGAGTGATCAACAAAGCGGTTCACCTGGCGTTGGGGGTGAATCTAGCGGGGACGAAGGAGCTTCTGGGACTGTGGATCACCCCGAACGAGTCCGCCAAGTTCTGGCTCTCCGTCCTGACGGAGTTGCAAAACCGGGGCGTGAAGGACATCCTGATTGCCTGTGTCGATGGTCTAACAGGCTTCCCCGATGCGATTGAAGCGGTCTTTCCGAAAACCACTGTTCAGCTTTGTATTGTTCATCTAGTCAGAAATTCCCTGTCCTACGTCTCCTACAAAGACCGCAAAGCCGTTGCCGCTGATCTGCGCTTGATCTACACCAGCAGCACTGAAGCGGAGGCAGAACAACACCTGGTTGAGTTTGCCGAAACCTGGGACAAGCAGTACCCGACTATCAGTAAGTCCTGGATGACCCACTGGAGTCGCATCACGCCGTTCTTTGCCTTCTCAGACGAAATTCGCAAAGCGATCTACACCACCAACGCGATTGAGTCGATGAACATGACCCTCCGAAAAGTCCTCAAAAATCACCGGGCTTTCCCCACCGATGAGTCTGCGATGAAAGTGGTCTTCCTGGCAATCCACAATATTGCCAAGAAGTGGACCATGCCCATTAAGAATTGGAAGCCTGCTCTTAACCGTTTTGCCATTGAGTTTGGCGATCGTCTTTCCCTATTAGTTTCTTATCCCTGACACAATCTATTTGACATACTCATTGCTGGAGGATAATCGAGAGGAAATGCAATCTCCATTTACCCTGCCGCCGCAGCATAATGATCGATCCCTTGAAAATCGATATTTCCTTTTTGGGTGCATCATCCTTCATAAACGTTCAGACTTGATTTAATCCTAATTCTTCGATTGATTCATCTGTCGATCGTTCAATCTGATCAAGTGGTCTTGCTCCTCCTACATCGGTTGTTCTTGCTTGTGTTCTGGTTCCTGCGGCAAAGGAATAAACTCCGTTTCCTTTGGAACTGAGTTAAACCGACCCTCCCGCCAATCCCGTTTTGCCTGCTCGATTCGTTCTAGGCGACTCGAAACAAAATTCCACCATTTATAGCGTTTCCCTACTGGCTCTCCACCAATAATGACGCAGCGAGCAGGGTGGTCATTTGTAGCTTCACCAGAATCGCGAGGTGCACTAATCACTACTGATGCGCCAGAGTTCAGCACTGCTAGCCGATGCTGAACCAAAGGAACTTGATCGAGCTGAAGCTCTCCTGTCACGCTATACACTGCCCGCTCACTATATTCACTCGGCAAGACAAACTGCGCTCCGGAACTGAGTTGAATATCCAGGTAGAGTATGGGTGAAAAAATCTGCACAGGGGAGGTGCGTCCATAAGCAGTTCCGGCAATCAGGGTGAATGAAACCCCTGCCTCTTCCCATCTCGGCAAATCAGGGGCAGGATGATGCCGAAACCAGGGTTCTGTTTCTTCATGCTCATCGGGTAGCGCGACCCAGGTTTGAATCCCGTGCAAAACAGATTCCTGATTCCGATCGTCCTCAGGCGACCGCTCGGAGTGAACAATGCCTCGCCCTGCCGTCATCCAGTTCACAGCACCGGGATGAATCTCCTGCACGCTGCCAACACTATCACGGTGCAGCAAAACGCCCTCAAACAGATAAGTGACGGTTGCAAGATTAATGTGTGGGTGCGGTCTGACATCTACGCCTTTTCCCACTGGAAAGACCGCTGGACCCAAATGGTCAAAGAAGATAAAGGGGCCCACCAGCGTCAGTGCTTCAGACGGCAGAAGGCGACGGGCTTGAAATCCACCCAAATCCTGAACGTGCGGCTCAATCAAATGCTGAATCTTGTCCGGCATCATAACGCGTTGCAGAGTGGCAATCAACAGTGCTAGAGCCAGTGTAAGCGGTGCTGGGCAAAATACTGAAGTATTCGACCCCACTGAGAGCCAACGAACAGTTCTTGGCGAGTGAGAGGTCTATCAAGATCAAAGGCGTGGGAAGGATGCGGAAACAGTTACCCAGCTATTTCATCTGATCTTGCGTATCTTAAAAGAAGCCGCTGCTTGGTATGCGATATTGGAATGCCCGACCTGAACGGATATGGATTAATCCAGCAAATTCGATTACGTCCATCCGATCGCGGCGACACCATTCCGGCAATTGCGCTGACTGCCTACGCGGGAGAATGGGATCAGCGAAAAGCGATCGAGTTAGGATTTCAGAAACATTTGAGCAAACCTGTGGAGCCAGAGGAGCTAATTGGGGCGATCGTCAATTTAGTGAGGCAGTAGTCGATCATCGAGTCGTGTCTGTATTGCCCTTGTCGAAAAATGATTTTATTAAGAACGGTGCGCTGTTACCCTGTGAAAGGGGGAACGACATTTAACTCACCAATCCAGACCGCAGTGCCCGAACTGCTGCTTGCGTCCGATCGTCTACGCTCATTTTGCTCAAAACGTTGCGGACGTGGGTTTTGACTGTGCCAACCGTGATGTAAAGCTGCTGGCTAATCTGCTCATTGCTGCATCCTTGAACAATAAGCTGCAAAACCTCAAGCTCGCGATCGGTTAGCTTGCAAGACGGATGCTCATTCTCGGTTGATAAGCCGCGAATTTGAACTTTAGAGCCATCAGATCCGGAATTAGAGCTGGGGTGAGCACTCCGAGTTTGCTGCAAAATAAACTGGGCGATCGATGGATCAATCCAGGAGTTGAGAGTGTTTTTTCTCCCATTGATTCGCCAACGGTATCGAATCGTTGTCGACCCCCTGGCTCAGTCCCAGTTAAGCTCATTCAGCCACCCGCATCAGGCTTGAATCACAAAATCCGTGGCAGCCAGTGCCGGATTGCTGTTGAGGGCAGCAAACTGTGCTTCGTTGCCGAACCCGGCTGTTGAGCCATTCTGCTTATAAAACAGTCTGCCGTTGCTGTGGTTGTAGACAATCCGAGCGGCACTGGTGGCTGCGGCAGCATCCTCGGACACGGTGGCAAACTCGCTGGTAATACTAAACCCGTTGCCCACCGTATTAGCGATCGCCGTGAAGGTCGTCTTATCGAGAACAATGCTGCCAATGATTACCCTCCGCATTATGAATCGATACGCCTTACTCGTTCGGCTTCCTATGCCTCCCACTTAAGAGCAATCGCAATCGTATTAGGCAAAGTTACAGGATTAAAGGGTTTAGAAATGGCTGTTATAATACCAAGCTGTTGCAGTTTCTGGGACGTAAACCAGTGAGCTTTAACCGTAAGAAGGAGGACTGGAATTGAGGCGGTTGAGGGGTTGCCTTGAAGCCTTTCAAGAAAGGTAATCGCATCCATCCCCGGCATCAGTAGATCGAGCAGAATTGCATCAGGGTGATGGGTTGTTAGTTGTTTTAGTCCTGATTGAGCAGAAGCAGCAGCAATTACATTCCATCCCGCCAAGTCACAAAGACAGGTCTGCACCAGCTCGCGCACACTCTCTTCATCATCAATTAGCAAGATTGTCCTAGCTATCAATCTTCTACCTCTCTATCTCATACCGTTATCTGACAAAACTTAAGTTGCCATCAGGTAATACAGTCTTTTCCATGCTGATAGAGTCCAAAAAATGGGGTGCGACTCTGCGCGGGGGCGAACTCCCCACCTCCCCTGTACCTCCCGAAAGTAGAAAACGCTGTAGGTATTTCCTATTCGAGAAATATCGAGTTTAATCAAGCAGGATAATCTCTATTTAGGGGGTACAAATCGAGTGTAAAGTAATAAACTAAGAAACTGATAAGAAGTTTTCAATCGCTTTCAGACTCCTGGCTTGGACGGTTCCCGATTCGTTTCAGCGCAATCGTGATTTAATCCCAGTTTAATAAATCTGCGATTTGGTCACAGATCAGGGTGGGGTCAAAGGGCTTGGCGATGGTTCCGGCAACTTCCATCTGGGCAAAGCGAATCCGCTCATCAGGTAATACTTTGGCGGTTAGCAGGACAATAGGAATATGTTGGGTAACGGGGTTCTCTTTCAGTTTCTTGTAGCACTGAAATCCATCCATTCCCGGCATTGAGATATCCAGAAGAATGGCATCGATCGCACTTGTTTCCGCTTTAACCAGGGCTTCCTGACCAGATGCAGCAGCGATCGTAGTCCAACTGCCTAAATCCTCCAGGCAAGTACAAACAAGGTCGCGCAGAGAATCTTCATCGTCAACGACTAGAATACAGTAGGTCATCGTTCTCCTTCGGACATTAAGGGTAGGGTGAAATAGAAAGTGCTGCCGTTACCAAGAATGCTTTCCGCCCAAATACTGCCGCCATGCTGCTGCACAATACTCCGGCAGATTGCCAAACCTAAACCCGTTCCGCCCTTCTGACGAGAGTCCGACACATCCACCTGTTGAAAGCGTCCAAAAATGGTTTCGAGCTTATCGGCGGGAATACCCCTGCCCTGATCCTGCACGGAAAACAGTACAGAATCGGTTCGCGTTTGGGCGGAGAGGGTAATGGCGGCATCGGGCGGCGAGAATTTGATCGCATTGCTGAGCAGATTTGTCAGGGTTTGGATAATACAGTCTGGATCTGCCCAGGCTTGAGCCGTTGTCGGTACAATGATGAGCCGAACGTTGGCTTGATCGGCAAGCGACTGTACCCCTGCCGCTGCTCGCTGCATCAGATCCTCTGCACCGCAGGCTTCCTCAATAATCTGGACTTTACCAGAAGACAACCGTTCCAGATCGAGAATGTCATTCACCAGACGCACCAATCGATCGCTGTTGGTTAAAGCCTGCCCGATCATGTGTTTGGCTTTCTCCGGTTTCTTGTCGTATATTCCTGTATCCAGTAAGCCTAAAAAGCCGCGAATAGCGGTTAGCGGGGTGCGTAGCTCATGGCTGACAATGGAAATAAACTCATTCTTCATTCGATCGATCGCCTGCCGCTCGGTAATATCTTGAATCTGGGCAACGTAATAGAGCGGTTTCCCCTGCCCATCCCGAACCAGAGAGAGACTCGTCAAACCCCAGACAACCTGTCCCTGCTGGCAGCAGTAGCGCAGTTCAACCTGGGCATTGCGATTTTCGCTAGACAAAACCTGCTGAACACACTGCTCAAGTTTATGCCAGTCCTCAGGATGAACCAGACTAGAGGCAGTTTCAGACAGCAGCTCTGGCTCTGTAAAGCCGAGCATATCGCAGAGCATCGGATTCACTTTGATCCAGCGATCGTCTAATCCAATCAGAGCCATGCCAATTGGTGCATCCCAAAAGGCACTCCGAAATCGGGTTTCGCTGTCTAATAGGGCGGCTTCTGCGCGCTTGCGATCGGTGATATTCCGCACAATTACTAAAACGCGGTCGTCCCCCACCCCAATCACCCGCACTTCCTCATGGGTAGTTCCCGATTGTAGGGCAACTTCCTGTTCATAAATTTGGGCTTCACCTGTTTTTAGTGCCTGCTGAATGGCGTTCACTCGGATTTGTGCCAGATCGAAGGGCAGGATTTCATAGAGGTTCTTACCAACTGCCTCAGATTTGTTGTACAAATTGGTAGTGCTGTTTCCCTCAATCAAGTCAATGCAGGTTCCATTTTCAGTCATCCAAAGAATCAGATCAGGAATTGCCTTCAGAATTTGATTTTTGGTTGCTTCGCTGTTGCGTAAGGCATCCTCTGCCTGTTTACGCTCTGTGATATCGAGGTTCGTGCCGATCACATGGGTAGTGCGTCCCTCTTCGTTGACAACTGCCTCTCCTCTTGCCTCGACATAGCGAAGGGAACCGTCGGGATGGATGACACGAAACTCAACTCGATAGGGAATTTGATCGGCAATCACCGCTTCAACTCGTTGACGCAGCAAGTCCCGATCGTCGAGATAAATTAGCTCATAGAACTGGGGTAGGGACGGTTCCAGTTGAGCAATATCCCAGCCCATAATATGAAAGCTTTCCTCTGTCCAGGTGACTCTTCCGGTTAGCACTTCTATCTGCCAGCTTCCCACATGGGCAACCTGCTGGGCGCGACGCAAGGCGGCTTCACTCTGGCGCAGGGCTTCTTCTGCCTGTTTGCTATCGGTAATATCATCGGCTAATCTAACTTCGCGGATCGGGTTGCCGTCCTCGTTCCGCACAATCCAGGACTCTGCCCGCATCCAGTGAATTGTGCCATCTGCGGCAATCAGGCGGTATTCCTGGAGATTGCGATTGTCATCCGGGATCTGGTTGAACTCAGACATCACGTACTCCACATCGTCGGGGTGAATCCGATCGAGCCAGGATTTGGGATTGCGATAGAGGCTTTCGGAAGAATAGCCCCACAGTTTTTCGTAAGATGGGCTGATGTAGAGATACTGATCGGTTGTTAGATCCAGCACGAAGAATATCTGGCTGATCGTTTGGGCAATTTCCTGGAAGCGCGCTTCGCTTTCTTGCAGCGCAATTTCAGCCTGCTTGTGTTCGTCTTCGACGCGCTTGCGCTCCGTAATATCGAGCAGTACCCCATACCAGGCGATGTCGCCATTGTCTCGGCGTTCTGGACGGGAATTTGCCTGCACCCACTTCACTGTGCCCGATGGGGTGATAA
This genomic interval from Leptolyngbya ohadii IS1 contains the following:
- a CDS encoding pirin family protein; the encoded protein is MMPDKIQHLIEPHVQDLGGFQARRLLPSEALTLVGPFIFFDHLGPAVFPVGKGVDVRPHPHINLATVTYLFEGVLLHRDSVGSVQEIHPGAVNWMTAGRGIVHSERSPEDDRNQESVLHGIQTWVALPDEHEETEPWFRHHPAPDLPRWEEAGVSFTLIAGTAYGRTSPVQIFSPILYLDIQLSSGAQFVLPSEYSERAVYSVTGELQLDQVPLVQHRLAVLNSGASVVISAPRDSGEATNDHPARCVIIGGEPVGKRYKWWNFVSSRLERIEQAKRDWREGRFNSVPKETEFIPLPQEPEHKQEQPM
- a CDS encoding response regulator transcription factor is translated as MQQTRSAHPSSNSGSDGSKVQIRGLSTENEHPSCKLTDRELEVLQLIVQGCSNEQISQQLYITVGTVKTHVRNVLSKMSVDDRTQAAVRALRSGLVS
- a CDS encoding response regulator, which codes for MTYCILVVDDEDSLRDLVCTCLEDLGSWTTIAAASGQEALVKAETSAIDAILLDISMPGMDGFQCYKKLKENPVTQHIPIVLLTAKVLPDERIRFAQMEVAGTIAKPFDPTLICDQIADLLNWD
- a CDS encoding response regulator; translated protein: MLIDDEESVRELVQTCLCDLAGWNVIAAASAQSGLKQLTTHHPDAILLDLLMPGMDAITFLERLQGNPSTASIPVLLLTVKAHWFTSQKLQQLGIITAISKPFNPVTLPNTIAIALKWEA
- a CDS encoding response regulator, with protein sequence MRGLSRSKAWEGCGNSYPAISSDLAYLKRSRCLVCDIGMPDLNGYGLIQQIRLRPSDRGDTIPAIALTAYAGEWDQRKAIELGFQKHLSKPVEPEELIGAIVNLVRQ